One genomic region from Stutzerimonas decontaminans encodes:
- a CDS encoding DNA-3-methyladenine glycosylase I, with product MPRCAWCGTDPLYIDYHDREWGVPVRDPQVLFEFLLLEAFQAGLSWITVLRKRERYRQVLFSFDAERLARMSDAEIDERMQDPGIIRNRRKLEAARSNAHAWLKLEDPVDFIWSFVGGDPKINRFERIDQVPAVSPEAEAMSKGLKKAGFSFVGPTICYAYMQACGLVMDHLTDCERYAVLAGTE from the coding sequence ATGCCACGTTGCGCCTGGTGCGGCACGGATCCGCTGTACATCGACTACCACGATCGCGAATGGGGCGTCCCCGTGCGCGACCCGCAGGTCCTGTTCGAATTCCTCTTGCTCGAGGCCTTCCAGGCCGGGCTTTCCTGGATCACCGTGTTGCGCAAGCGCGAGCGCTACCGGCAGGTGCTGTTCAGTTTCGACGCCGAGCGCCTGGCGCGCATGAGCGATGCCGAGATCGACGAGCGCATGCAGGACCCTGGCATCATCCGCAACCGGCGCAAGCTCGAGGCCGCGCGCAGCAATGCTCATGCCTGGCTGAAGCTGGAAGATCCGGTGGATTTCATCTGGTCCTTTGTCGGCGGCGACCCGAAGATCAACCGCTTCGAGCGCATCGATCAGGTCCCTGCCGTCTCGCCCGAGGCGGAGGCCATGAGCAAGGGCCTGAAGAAAGCCGGCTTCAGCTTTGTCGGGCCGACCATCTGTTACGCCTACATGCAGGCCTGCGGCCTGGTCATGGATCACCTCACCGACTGCGAGCGGTATGCCGTGCTGGCTGGCACCGAATGA
- a CDS encoding PilZ domain-containing protein has translation MRNQRQHPRTNMKCRIRIAHPAFGEVFAHTRDLSDGGVYVRHPELVVLHPGDEVTGQVQDLPIPAPELRMVVMRVDAEGVGLQFLRED, from the coding sequence ATGCGCAACCAGCGTCAGCATCCGCGTACCAACATGAAGTGTCGCATCCGCATCGCGCATCCGGCCTTCGGTGAGGTCTTCGCCCATACCCGGGATCTGTCCGATGGCGGTGTCTATGTGCGGCATCCGGAACTGGTGGTTTTACACCCCGGGGACGAAGTGACTGGTCAGGTCCAGGATCTGCCCATTCCGGCGCCGGAACTGCGAATGGTGGTCATGCGGGTCGATGCCGAAGGGGTCGGCCTGCAGTTCCTGCGCGAGGACTGA
- a CDS encoding lysophospholipid acyltransferase, which translates to MEKLKGAIVVGSLRLFARLPWRMVQGLGAMIGWLMWKLPNRSREVARINLQKCFPELSPAELDALLGRTLRETGMTFTESACAWIWPAEKTLRLVREVEGLDVLQAALASGKGVVGITSHLGNWEVLNHFYCAQCKPIIFYRPPKLKAVDELLQQQRVQLGNRVAPSTREGILSVIKEVRRGGAVGIPADPEPSEGSGIFVPFLATQALTSKFVPGMLAGGKAVGVFLHALRLEDGSGYKVVLEAAPQGMYSEDAETGVAAMSAMIEKYVRAYPSQYMWTMKRFKKRPAGEKRWY; encoded by the coding sequence GTGGAAAAGCTCAAAGGTGCCATCGTCGTCGGCTCCCTGCGACTCTTCGCTCGACTGCCCTGGCGCATGGTCCAGGGGCTGGGCGCGATGATTGGCTGGCTGATGTGGAAGCTGCCGAACCGCTCGCGCGAAGTGGCACGGATCAATCTGCAGAAGTGCTTCCCCGAGCTGAGCCCGGCGGAACTCGATGCCCTGCTCGGGCGTACCCTGCGTGAAACCGGTATGACCTTCACCGAAAGCGCCTGTGCCTGGATCTGGCCGGCGGAGAAGACCTTGAGACTGGTCCGCGAGGTGGAAGGCCTCGACGTGCTGCAGGCGGCGCTGGCCTCGGGCAAGGGCGTGGTCGGCATCACCAGCCACCTGGGCAACTGGGAAGTGCTCAATCACTTCTACTGCGCGCAATGCAAACCGATCATCTTCTACCGGCCACCGAAGCTGAAGGCGGTGGACGAGTTGCTGCAACAGCAGCGCGTGCAGCTGGGCAATCGCGTCGCGCCGTCGACTCGTGAAGGGATTCTCAGCGTCATCAAGGAAGTTCGTCGCGGCGGTGCTGTGGGCATCCCGGCCGACCCTGAGCCCAGTGAAGGCAGCGGCATATTCGTGCCATTTCTCGCCACCCAGGCGCTAACCAGCAAGTTCGTGCCCGGCATGCTGGCCGGTGGCAAGGCGGTTGGCGTGTTTCTTCACGCGTTGCGCCTGGAGGATGGCTCAGGCTACAAAGTGGTACTCGAGGCCGCGCCCCAAGGCATGTACAGCGAGGATGCCGAAACCGGTGTGGCGGCCATGAGCGCGATGATCGAGAAGTATGTCCGCGCCTATCCCAGCCAATACATGTGGACCATGAAGCGCTTCAAGAAACGCCCCGCCGGCGAGAAGCGCTGGTACTGA
- the glyQ gene encoding glycine--tRNA ligase subunit alpha, giving the protein MSQTTPAVRTFQDLILALQSYWAEQGCVVLQPYDMEMGAGTFHTATFLRAIGPETWNAAYVQPSRRPADGRYGENPNRLQHYYQFQVVLKPNPDNIQDLYLESLRRIGVDTSVHDVRFVEDNWESPTLGAWGLGWEVWLNGMEVTQFTYFQQVGGVECYPVTGEITYGLERLAMYLQGVDSVYDLIWADGPFGTVTYGDVFHQNEVEQSTYNFEHANVPKLFELFDFYESEANRLMAAELPLPAYEMVVKASHTFNLLDARRAISVTARQQYILRVRSLARSIAQSYLLARAKLGFPMATPELRDEVLAKLEAAE; this is encoded by the coding sequence TTGAGCCAGACTACGCCTGCCGTGCGCACCTTCCAAGACCTGATCCTCGCCCTGCAAAGCTACTGGGCCGAGCAGGGTTGCGTGGTCCTGCAGCCCTATGACATGGAAATGGGCGCCGGTACATTCCACACCGCCACCTTCCTGCGCGCCATCGGTCCCGAGACCTGGAACGCCGCCTATGTTCAGCCTTCGCGTCGCCCGGCCGATGGCCGCTACGGCGAGAACCCCAACCGTCTGCAGCACTACTACCAGTTCCAGGTGGTGCTCAAGCCCAACCCGGACAACATCCAGGACCTGTATCTGGAGTCGCTACGCCGCATCGGCGTCGACACCTCGGTGCACGACGTACGTTTCGTCGAAGACAACTGGGAATCGCCGACCCTCGGCGCCTGGGGTCTGGGCTGGGAAGTCTGGCTCAACGGTATGGAAGTCACCCAGTTCACCTACTTCCAGCAGGTTGGTGGCGTCGAGTGCTATCCGGTCACCGGCGAGATCACCTACGGTCTCGAGCGCCTGGCCATGTACCTGCAGGGCGTCGACTCGGTCTATGACCTGATCTGGGCCGACGGTCCGTTCGGCACCGTGACCTATGGCGACGTGTTCCATCAGAACGAAGTGGAGCAGTCGACCTATAACTTCGAGCACGCCAACGTGCCGAAGCTGTTCGAACTCTTCGACTTCTACGAAAGCGAAGCCAACCGCCTGATGGCCGCCGAACTGCCGCTGCCGGCCTACGAAATGGTGGTCAAGGCCTCGCACACCTTCAACCTGCTTGATGCCCGCCGCGCCATTTCGGTCACCGCTCGCCAGCAATACATCCTGCGCGTACGCAGCCTGGCGCGCTCGATCGCCCAGAGTTACCTGCTGGCCCGCGCCAAACTCGGCTTCCCCATGGCCACCCCCGAATTGCGTGACGAAGTGCTGGCGAAGCTGGAGGCTGCAGAATGA